Within Lolium rigidum isolate FL_2022 chromosome 5, APGP_CSIRO_Lrig_0.1, whole genome shotgun sequence, the genomic segment acttgttttctcgcaaacaatcatcttccacacaatacggttaatcctttgttacagcaagccggtgagattgacaacctcactgtttcgttggggcaaagtactttggttgtgttgtgcaggttccacgttggcgccggaatctccggtgttgcgccgcactacatcccgccgccatcaaccttcaacgtgcttcttggctcctcctggttcgataaaccttggtttctttctgagggaaaacttgctgctgtgctcatcataccttcctcttggggttgcccaacgaacgtgtgaaatacacgccatcatgtatCCGCCGATCCATCTGTCCGTCCAAAAGTAAATCATACGTCCATCTCCCACAGTAAACTGCGCCAGGCTCTGAAAAGCTCCCGTAGCTTCCGGGTCCTTTGGCCCCGGCAGGCCTTGCCATGGCCTCTCCGGATCTGTACGTCTGAGCCAGTGCCATCTCATTCTAAGGGCGAGGCCCTGTAGCCTGAGGTCCTTGATCCCCAGTCCTCCTAGCTCCTTAGGTTTACACATGCTCCTCCATGCCACAAGGCACTGTCCTCCCTGCACTTCGTCCTTGCCGGCCCAGAAAAAAGCCCGCATCCACTTGTTTATCTCCTCAAGCATCCAGACAGGGGCCTCTGCGATCACCATTTGGTGCACCGCTCTTGCCGCCACCACTGAATTTATCAGAACCAGTCTCCCCTCTCTACTAATGAGCCCCCTCTGCCATCCCGGGACACTTTTGATGACCTGGTCCAACAGCGGCTGCCACTCCGCCTTAGTGAGGGGGCGAAGTGCCATCTGAAGTCCCAAATATCTGATCGGGAACGCCGCCAGCTCACATCCCAGGATCGTagccgtcctctcctcctcctcctgtgtTCCGCGAATAAGCGTGGCAGTAGTCTTACAAAAGTTCACATGTAGCCCTGACGCCTCTCCAAAGAGATTCAGAATGTGTTTCGCGGCCCATAGCTCCCCGTAGCTCGGCTTGAGGAAGAGCACAACATCATCCGCATACACTGAAACCCTCTGTATGGGTGAAATGGAGGCCAAGTCTCCAAACAAGCCCTCCTCCACGGCCTTGATAACCATCACGGTTAGGGCCTCCATCGCCGCCACAAATAGCATGGGAGATGTGGGGTCCCCTTGTCTCAAGCCCCTAGCATGATATATGCGGCCTCCCGGTACTCCATTCACCATCACCCTAGTGTTGGAAGTATAGAGCAGCAGCGCTACCCACTTCAGGTATCTCTCTCCAAAACCCATTTTCCTCAGCACCTCAAAAAGGAAACTCCAAGAAATAGAGTCAAAAGCACGCGCAATGTCAAGCTTTAGGAGCACGCCGGTGTGCCTCCTCGTGTTAATCTTTCTGGCCACTTGTCTCACTAACACAAAGTTGTCATGCAAACTCCGGCTCTTAATGAACGCAGATTGATTCATGCTCACCAGCTCCCCCAATCTAGGGCGGAGTCTATTTGCAATGATCTTCGAGAAGAGCTTCGCAAAGCTATGCACAAGGCTGATGGGCCTATAATCCTTGATCTCCGAAGCCTCCGGCTTCTTAGGTATCAAGGTGATCAACGCTCGATTTAACCTGGCAAAGCCTCTCCCATCACCCACTCCAAGTTTCATTATACCGGCGAGAATGTCGTGCTTAATGATTGGCCAAGCCCTCTGGTAGAAGGCGCCAGTGAAACCATCCGGACCTGGCGCCCTATCGCTCGGCAGCTCACGTATCGTATTCCaaacctcctcctcggtgaacatAGCTTCCAGCTCTTCCAGGTCCGTGACAGGGATGTTTAATGCCTCCAAGTTAATGGTATGCTCTCTGTTCTGGATTCTCCCAATAAGACTCTCAAATGCCTCGGTGAAGACTTCATTCTTTCTCTCCTGCGCTGTTACCAACTCCTCTCCCACACGGACAGCAGCGATGACTCTCCCTTACTCTGTCTTAAACGATCCAGGTTGTAGACAGGCAAACAATACAGAAAATATATATTTACCTTGCTGCAAATCATTTCGATATTTGTGTAGCTGATGCCATGTTGGATATTCCTGGTGGATACTGGGCTCGCAAAGCTGGGTTATGAGTATATCAACATAGGTAATCTCTTCACATCTCTTACCCTGTTTGCTTCCACCTTTTTTTTTGTGGACTGTTCGTGTTTAGAAATGAGAAATGCACTATCCACAATTGGCTTATTTATTGTTAGTTTCTTAAGGATGTGTTTCTTTGAAACTGCAGGTGACTGTTGGGCAGATTTTAACAGAGACTCCCAGTGACTAAATGTTAACAGATATATGCGCAAAGAGAAAGAGCAATACACAATTTAAAATCTATTTTATGCTCAATTATATAAAGAGAACCATCATATTTTTTTGAACTGCAACATTAGAAGAGTAAATTTCCATAGGTTTCATTTCATCACTAAAATGCCCGACGTTTTTTTACAGGGCAATTTGGCAGCAAATGCATCGTCATTTCCATCAAGAATAACTGCCTTGGCAGATTATGTGCACGGAAAAGGGCTCAAAATTGGAATCTACGGTGATGCAGGGTATGCACCTTATAGAAATATTCAGTAAACGATTCACAATGGATCTCTAGCTCAAATCACACCAGTCCCTCTCCTTTCAGACTACGAACTTGCAGCAAGTTGATGCCCGGTTCGCTAGGATACAAAGAGCGAGATGCGAGTACGTACGCATCTTGGGTAAAACAATTTAAATGTTTACTAGCTCATCTAAAATATAGCATTCCTGGTTGGGTAATGGGATTCAAACTGATTTTCGCAGATTGTTGTGTTTCAAGGGGGATTGACTACTTGAAGTATGACAACTGCCACAACCATAATATTAGTCCAATAACAAGGTAACCATTGCAACTACCGAACTTGCACAAAATTATCACGGTCCGTCTAAATTCAGATATTAAAATGGATCAAGATATTCATGACAAAAATGCAGATATACCAAGATGAGTAAAGCCCTACTGAGTTCTGGAAGGAACATTTTCTTCTCCCTTTGTGAACGGTAACTGATTCTTGTCTTCTGAATGATCAAATGGAGGGTTTCAATTTGTTTCATCTGTTCTAAATAAAGAGCACTGTTGTGCAGGGGTGTGGAAGATCCGACAACATGGGCAGGTGGCTTAGGAAACAGTTGGAGGACAACAGGAGACATCAAGGACACATGGTCAAGGTGAAGCTCACATCCTGCCAAACCTTTATTGTCCCTGAAAACGTTTGTATTGTTTAGATGGAGATTGTTCCTGTCCAGAAATACTATGAAAATTTTGGCAGCATGGCTAATAACGCTGACCAGAGCAACAAGTGGGCATCATATGCAGGGCCTGGTGGACGGAACAGTTAATCTTTCGGACCTATGAAAAAATTGAGCATGCCAAGTGTGCAGGTACACGGATACAGGATCTGGGGTTTGTTCTCGATCAAAGTTTAAAAGCTTATGATGATAATTCAGGGTGACCTCTCTTGAATGTCTCTGCTTCAGACCCAGACATGCGGGAAGTAGGAAACAGAGGGATGACGATGGAAGAGTACCGCTCCCATTTTAGCATATGGGCTCTAGTCAAGGTAACGATGAGATGCCTTTGCATCAGACATAAATGGCAAATCATCAGAACAGCAGTGGTAGACAAGAAATTTTAACAAGATTATGATGTTCATCTGGATTCAACCAGGCACCTCGGCTGACTGGTTGTGACATCGGATCGTTGAGCAATGAAACCAAGGAAATACTCAGCAACCAGAATGTCATTGCAGTTAACCAAGGTAAAGACTCCTCCAAAATGGTTATGTGAAACCTAAAGGATGTTACTGAACTTTACTGATTCATGACCAGATGAGCTTGGGGTACAAGGGCACAAAGTGCAACAAGATGGATATCTAGAAGTAAGTACGAGGATAGAACATAAGCTTTCTTATATATAGAATCATGTGGTTGGAAAAGAAATATAGTATCATGTCATGTTTAACACTTAGGACTAGTAATCTATACTTCATTAACTTGGGCTTAGATTTGGGCCAGTCGATTAAGTGGAGGGAGAGTTGCTCTTGTGCTGTGGAACAGAGGGCCTGCTGAATCATCTATTACTGCTAGTTGGAGCAACATTGGTCTAAGTCTGTCAGCTGTTGTTGATGCTCATGATCTGTGGGCAGTAAGTACTTTGTCAAACCATATGAGCCCCATGGTTAAACCCATAAAATGTTCTCTGATTTGCATACGAAGTGTTCTTCAACCCCATCTTTTGTGTGTGTGGTTTTTGTGTGCTTCCAGGATGAGGTTACATCATCAGTGCAAGGAAGCCTGAAGAAAAATGTGGATTCTCATGCATGCAAGATGTATGTCTTGACCCCGAAATAGAAAAGGATTCTCAACGTTACATATTATTATGAAATAATCATTTCAAAAGATAATAAGAAATCACCAAGATTGGTATGGGTGTGAAATATGTCCAAGCATTGATAGTACTACATCGCTTGAAGATATACACAGCATGTCACATAAAAGGGCGTACCCACTATTGAAAGCTCCCACACATTGTCGGGTCTGTGGAAGGGTATTTCTAGGCAGCCTTTCCCTTGCATTTATGCAAGGAGGCTGATTCGAATGAAGGACCTCCAGGACACAAGTGGAGATAGCATGTCACATGTGTCCAGAATTAATTGTAGATATTATAAATGTAACGCCAAGACACTTTgactaaacaaaaaaaaacttgttttGTATTTCTCATATCTGGCAAATTATTGTTCAAACTGACCGTACAGTTCTCAGGAAATTATTTAAAACTTCCAACATACATGTGCACTAAATTACAGTATGATGCTTTTGCAATACGGATTCAGTACCAAAACAACTGTACAAAAAGCATCGGCGAACATACCTACATCAATTCTGGCACTCCTAGGTGGCACTCCTGCTCTCTCTCAACACCAAACAATTTATATGATTATGATACAGTTGGTGGACTGTATTTCTGTAATTCTAACGGAGTACAGTGTCATCGGATATCTGATATCTTTATTGACGGTAGCACATTAAAACCCAGTCCAACCAGCTGGTTTGTAGGGTGCATCTTTCTCCGCTTCAGTTTTCAGACCGTTGAGAGACTGAGAAGCATCCCCAAAATTCGACATCTCAGAAGGTACAGTTCCAGAAGGTACAGCCTTAAAGCTATCTTGACCAAATGCAAAGAGGTCAGCACCAAAGTTTGTCTTCGACTGGCCAAGCGAGCCGACTTTGTTGCTGTTCGCCCTCAGAGTTCTGACTGACCTCGGGTGGGAACTCTTCATAACTGGTTGAGCTTTCGGCTCTTCAGGAAACGCTGACAATGGCTTCAGATCAGGACTTGGTGTCCCTGGACTTGATGTAAATAGACCTTGACGGAGCTCAGGTGGGGTTCCTGCAATCTTTTCCCTTGGCTGTATAAAGCAACTCTATGTCAGTTTCATAATATTTATTAAAAAATGAGATGCTACAAAGGGTTCAGAATCTTTGCAATAATGAGTGATTAGCTATGCTAATTGGGAACACTGGACTAGACCATGATAGCTTAAAGGTTAAAACCACGGAGTTGGCCAAGGTGGCCAGTTTAACTTCTTTATTTTGTTACCAATTTTTGCCCTTTGGTCAGTTAACCCAGTCAGGGAATGAAAATCTGAACCCTGGATATTATTGACAACAGTGAAAAGCTTAGTTAGGCATGTAGGAGAAGAAATCATACCGGAGTGTCAAGGCTTGTGCTGGGTGGGGAGAATTCAACGTTCGAATTTTCTTTTAACTCCTTAACTGGCGGTGATGCAGATGCTGTGGCTAGGGCTTGTTTAAGTTCTTGTATCTCTCGCCTCTGAGAGGAGCAAATGGCTGACAACTTATCCAACTTCAGTGAAATTTCTTCCTTCTCCAAGTTTGCTATCTTTAGTTGCTCCTTGAGTAAGTTTACTTCATCTTCCAGCTGTTGTTCTTTCAATTGACTTGTCGTTTTTAAACTGCTGGTGTTGTCCTGTGATCTCACTTTAACATTATCAAAGTCCGCCACAAAGGAGTTAAAAGCAGCAGCCTGTACAGTGGGTTTGTCATCTGTTTTCGTGATTTTGGTTTTCTCTAGGCCATATTCTGAACCATTTGGAGAAAACCTAATTTCAAAGTCCCCAGGAGAACTATCAATAGATGCAGAAAGAGACTGTCTGTTCTGTGTTGTCTTCTGATTCTTTGCCTGTGGTTGCTTCGATGTGGCTTTGGATACGGGATCATGATCAAAAGCTGGCCCCTTGTCATTCACAAAAGCTAGTTCTTCTGCATGCTGAGTTGACCAAAATGCACCCACAGATCCCTTACTCTCGGCAGCTGTTAAAGGAACTTGTGACCTCAGACTGGAAGGATCTTTGGGTGGTGTATTCCTCACGTTGTCTCTTGATGGCGACAGGGAGCTTCCATGGGGCAACTGCCTTGGCGCTGAAAAACACAGTTTTACATTatgaaataaaaattaaaaatagtGGACAGAATTGTTCTCATACAAAACTAAAATCACTCAGCCCTAGAAAAGAAAGAGCTGAGAAACTACTATAAGAACATGGCTTTTTCTTGGCATCCTAGGACTAGCTACAAACATGGCTTTTCCTTGGCACCTTGCACTACCTAAGTAGCTAAGCTTTGGCACTGTAGCATTCCTTTGCATATTTCTATCTTTCTATACATAAGCCTAACAACATGAAAACAAGAAACCATGCTTACAGCAGTGGCTTCCATTCTTCAAAAGGACAAAATCGAAGAAGCCAAACCTTCATCTTCAGTAGTATGCAATTCAAATGCTGATCCAGATGGAGATCCGTCAGGTAAATCCTTTTGCAGCTCCAAAGGGAGTAATTCATTAACACGAAACCATACCTATAACAGTACATGCATAAATATTAGAGACGGAAGGCATTAAAAGTTTAGTCATATGCACTAATTAAGACCAACCTAATTTCATGGAAGTGAATGGCCAATCAAGCAAAGCCCTTGCCTGTGTAATGTCCGGTCTGGCCTCTGGAGATGACTGAAGCATCTCTTCAATTAGACTTGTAATGGAAGAACTGTACTTCGGTAATTCGGGGATACGATAGTTCCCATTGAGTACCTGGAGCTTTGATTCTCCATCAAAAGCTAATTTTGAGTAGCAGATTCTATACATGAGACATCCAAGAGCCTGAAAAAGATCCAACAGCTTAGCTTATGCAATTATTAAGGATTATCAGATACAACAAGtaactctctcaaaaaaaaaatatagaacAAAGTAGCGCAAGCTCAAGAACAAGATAGGTAATATAGGAAACTGAAAAGAATAGTGCAATGGCTGGCTGCAAAGATGATTTACCCATATATCTACTTTTTCACTAATAACTTCCCTCCTGTACAAGTCCCACATCTGCAGTCAGTAAACAAGCTTACAGTAAGTAAATATGTGGAAGACTTGAGAAAGAGCTCATAATAGCAATTCAATTTCAACCTCGGGAGCTCTGTAAGCAGGAGTTGTATGCTTTCGGATGATATCTTCTTCAATGCCCCTCTCCTCTGGTTTATCAAAGCACTTATGATTTGTTGATACACTACCAAAATCACATAATTTCCAAGCCCCGTCAGCGCCAAGAAGCACATTTTCAGCCTTTAGGTCCCTGCACACATGATATATTTGATGTGATGCCTCTGAAATGAAAAATCTACCAAGCAATTTCTTGAGGGTTCAGACTGACAACGTTAAAATAAGGATGGGCAACAATGAAATGTCAATTGCCATATACTCCAACTAAGTGGAGTTTGTAATGCATTAGACGAAGCAAAGCAATCAAGGCTGTGGAAAAGATATATCAAACAGCATAAAATTATGCAAAACTGAGCTTCCCCACATTGTGCAAAAGGTTCATTACAAAAGCACCAAAATGTATGCATGGCAGAGAGGGCTGCTTccagtaaaaaataaatccacagTAGTTCCACAGGTTGGAGCATGAAAGGCAGACCTGTGAGCAATGGGCGGTGTCTGGCAGTGCATCGCGAAGACCGCATTGCAAACATCCCGGAAGATGAGAGCAACCTTCTCCTCATCAAAGAACCCCGCGCCTCTACTCTCCAAGGCGGAAACCAGGGATCTCTCGCAGAACTCCATCAGCAGAAACGCCTCCCTCCCATGGCCCATATCCAGTACCGCGTGCGCGACAAGCGTGACCACGTTCGGGTGCCCCTTGAGCGACCTCATCGCCGTGACCTCCTTCTGGACCAGGTCCAGCGACTCCCTGTCCCGGACAATGACGTGCTTGAGCGCGTACTGCTTCGCCGGGTTCGCCATGTCCCTCGCGAGGTACACGCACGAGAACCCGCCCTCGGCGATGGCTTCCCGGACATGCACCTTGACGTTGCCGACATCGATGGTTCGGCCCTCGAGGCCGCCGGAGGGCCCGGAATGCTCTTTGGGCAAGAGCTGCTTGAAGGGTCTCCACATGATTGAATTATTACTGATCCTCACAAGTAAGAAGAGCCTGGTTCGGCCTTGGGAAACTCTCCTATGTGAAAGTTATCCACACTCACAAAGGATTTCTCAGCATGGTAGAGATTCAGAGCTGCCAATCAACAGGATCTGACTGAGTATGAAGCAACGGCAGAACAACAATCAGCTTCCCACAAGATGGACCTATCTATTCATCTTTGATACCGCAACCATCAAACGGCATCTGCTTTGAGCAGATCTTCCTATCTGGCTTATCTACCAATCTATCCACAAATACCGATGAAGCTTAAGCTGCCTAGCCTAGCTCAGCGCCCTCTGCCACCAAACACCAAACACCTTAGCTCCAGCGGGCAGGCGGCACCACGAAGCAAGAACGAAAGCGGAGATCCAGAGACCAAGTCAGCAGCAACCAATGGGTTGAACCCCAAGAGACGACCAAACCCGACCTGCCCGAAGCAGCGAGAAGCAGATCGTGGACTGGCCGGGAAACGACCAGCCAACCCCGGCGGCCCTGCCACCACCGACGGAGCAGCTAGTGCAAGATCCAAGATTCAGTCAGCCTCGATCCAGAGGCCTTTCCTCTACGGGTCCTCTCCGGCAGGGCTGCTTGCTCCTCGGGGTTCGCACCGGGCGGACGGGGAGCAGGAGGGAGAAGAAAGGGAAAGATTTGTTTGTTTTGCACGGCGGCGACGCGAGTGGGATTAGTTTGGTGTTCCGTCGCCGACTCGCCGTGGAGACGCGTGGCCTGGAAGACCGTTTCCCCCAGTCTCACGCTCCGCGTTGAGTCGCTGGGGACAACGGAGTTGTTGCACTGTCGCAGCGATGCTTGCTTAGCACGATCAGGCTTTTTGATTCTTGCTTTTGTTTTGAGATCAGGTTGATCTTCGGAAGAATTTTGAAAGAATGGTGTACTTTTGTAAGATAAGAAAATTAATCTTCAAATCAAAGAAGCTCTAGATAATATGATATGTATTGGCAGtatggcactctcgaaccaggccgctCAAAAACCGAGTGAGAAGGAATATAATTTCAGACAAACTCGCTAATGTGGATTGAGGAAGAATGTGAACAACAATAGGCATTAGGCACAACGCAATGCGGATGTAAGAAGAAAAATATATGACAATATGTGAAATAGCAGGTCAACGTTGTCTCGAGGAGGAAATCGCAAACGTTGTGTGCTCTACACCAGAGTCGCCTCTCATTGCCTCGCTTGCACAACATGGTTCGGGGCTAGATGCTAAATAGGAGAGTTGAATGTCGTAAAATTACAAACGGTGCCTTATTCGCCACCTTCAACATATTCTCTTAGATAAGAAACATAATGTGCATTTTTGTCTCCTAAAACTGTGAGAGCAAGGGAGAATAGAGAGCATACGACGAGGCTTTTTACAGAGGCGAGAGGGGACAGGGGAGGGAATCTCACCTAGGAAAAACTCCATGGGTAAGAACATGCCTCTTCATAAGTTGTCGAATAGAAGTAAATGTTTATGACTTGTGTGATTTTGCCTCGGTTGTGTACATGTTCTAGTGTTGTGCCTGTTCATTTCTCCTTTTTATCCCTTAAAGAGGTTACTAGAAGGTGGGACATATTGAGTTCAATCCTGAAAAGAAAGAAAGTAGATATATATTATGTATCCTTTTTATGCTTGTGAATGAATCACAATTACCCAACTTTCGTAGAAAATGTGCATCCTATCATTGCTCGGTCTATGGTCAATCTTTGATATCATAATATTTTTTTATTAGAGTATGACCCCACCTTGAATACAAACATAGTAATTTCAAATAATCGATTTGTTTCTCCTAAAACTTAGGagggaaatcttgagctcttaaaATGTTGTGTGATATATTTTTAAAACGTGCCAACCATTATTAAGTGAAAACGTCAACTTTTGAATCATGAACTATGGGAAGTTCAACCTTGACCATAAACTCCAAAACATTTTAGCTGCAACCTTCAACTATCAAAATGAGTACTTTTCAACATCATGTGGTTTCACGAGTGGTTTTCATTAATGTGAATACCACTCATATGAAACCTCAATGCCACGTCGTTGCCATGCTTTTAAATCTCATCCATTTATTAGTATATTTTTACGATGTTCTTCTAGTTTTGGTGTTTTTAGTGAAGTTTTTATCTAGATGGTGTAATTTTTTTTGGCTTGTCATATTCTCGGCTTTGTTTGCTCTTGGTGGTGATATGCCAATAACATGGAACATGTGGCATCCATGTCACTTAAACCCAAGagaaataaaaattatatgtatGCATTTGTGAAACCTAGCACACGAGAAAACCTCGGAGCCATGTCTCTCTCTTTAGCTTGGTCTGTCTAACAATATTGTGTAGCTCGGTTCCTAATAGTTACATCATCAACTCTTAAAGAGACGATGGAATCCATTATAGAACCAAAGGTTGGAAAATACCTGCTACAAAATTATATGCCCTTAGACATTTGGAAAACTAAAATGCAATGACATGGGTAGCAACAGATTTAGAGTTGTAGCCCCAATCACTTAGCTGATCAATGTGTAGCCAATCGAACAACTAATTTGGCAATTTTTTGATGAGTAAAATCCGTTGTGGTCATCAAACTTGTCGGGCTGCGCTATCTTACATAGAAATATGCTACTTACGGGTCACAAAATGCAAATTAGAAATCACCGGAGCTAGTAGAGCGCTGTATTTTCTGATGTGGCGCGGTGGTGAAAGGGCTACCCCAAGTAGGGATCTTTTCGTCAAGGTTGACAACAAGGACGGGAGAAGGACAACCAACATGTGAGTCCACTTGGCAAAGACAGAAAGAGAGAGAAGTGAGGCAACATGTGAGTTTTGTTCTAGAGAGCTTGATCATGATTAAGCAGTCTAAGGCGCGATTTTTTAGAAATGGTGGACCGGTCAACGCAGTGTCGCGTCCACAAATGCGCGCATCTACCGGCTCCAGTGACCATAGTTGGAACATTGAACCATATTTTGGTGACCGCGAGTTATGTTTTCCTATATATGGTGACCATGAAGAGCAAGGCCAGATTTTACTCTTTTCTAAATGAGTAAAGGGCCCCAAGACAGGGAATCAATTGCAGCAAATATTGATCATCAGCTCTTGTCCACTTTGTGTGTATTTTACGAGTGCTCAAGCAGCATTTTTTTTTCTCATACATTCATTTTTGCTGTTTTAGGTATGTCTTTGTATCTTTCTGGCCCAATTGACAGGGAATAACACTCAAATGATTTGTGAACTTTGAAGGTTCCATTCCGATGAGGCCTTAAAAGGTGCAAAAGTTGCAGAATGTGTGTCTGAGGCTGTGAAAAAAAAAGATTTCAGGGTAAATCTGACAGCAGTACTAAATCtaaaagcatctccaccggcagcctcGATAGCAATTTGGGGGCCGGGGGCGAAAacaggctcgcaccggcgcgccccaaacagCGTCGGGCAATTTTGGAGCCAAAcaaaatcgccggcaaccccgtgccggccccttcgcgcagggcgcgaatcgggcgcgccggcgcctcgcggaacgacggtttttgcggatgggggcgccttgtcagcgaggggaCACGGtggttcgcatcggaaacgacgcgaggaggttggtcatcggtattaatggcctcccgcgcggaaaccaaTACGGCGAGGGTGGCGAAtagccacgcggcgtccacctaccttacccacgcgccttcGATGCGCGTTCGCcgctgacgagggaacacctcggcaatgcctacgtattgtagactagggttttcgggaagagcgacgatggagattccgggagcgagattaggcacacgacgtacccggcctcgggtcccctcggtggaggatccctacgtgctgctagcaatccaagtatatgatcatagatgtgtttacgggGTGCCG encodes:
- the LOC124652152 gene encoding AP2-associated protein kinase 1-like; protein product: MWRPFKQLLPKEHSGPSGGLEGRTIDVGNVKVHVREAIAEGGFSCVYLARDMANPAKQYALKHVIVRDRESLDLVQKEVTAMRSLKGHPNVVTLVAHAVLDMGHGREAFLLMEFCERSLVSALESRGAGFFDEEKVALIFRDVCNAVFAMHCQTPPIAHRDLKAENVLLGADGAWKLCDFGSVSTNHKCFDKPEERGIEEDIIRKHTTPAYRAPEMWDLYRREVISEKVDIWALGCLMYRICYSKLAFDGESKLQVLNGNYRIPELPKYSSSITSLIEEMLQSSPEARPDITQVWFRVNELLPLELQKDLPDGSPSGSAFELHTTEDEAPRQLPHGSSLSPSRDNVRNTPPKDPSSLRSQVPLTAAESKGSVGAFWSTQHAEELAFVNDKGPAFDHDPVSKATSKQPQAKNQKTTQNRQSLSASIDSSPGDFEIRFSPNGSEYGLEKTKITKTDDKPTVQAAAFNSFVADFDNVKVRSQDNTSSLKTTSQLKEQQLEDEVNLLKEQLKIANLEKEEISLKLDKLSAICSSQRREIQELKQALATASASPPVKELKENSNVEFSPPSTSLDTPPREKIAGTPPELRQGLFTSSPGTPSPDLKPLSAFPEEPKAQPVMKSSHPRSVRTLRANSNKVGSLGQSKTNFGADLFAFGQDSFKAVPSGTVPSEMSNFGDASQSLNGLKTEAEKDAPYKPAGWTGF